AAGTGTCAATCCGCAAATCTTTTTCGTCGATGTTCACTTCAACATCGGTGTCCAGAAAGGGAATCACCGCCATCGAAGCAAAGCTGGTGTGGCGCCGGGCATTGGAATCAAACGGGGAAATTCGTACCAACCGATGTACACCCCGCTCGGCTTGTAAGAGCCCATAGGCGTAACGGCCCCGCACAATAAATGACGCCGAGGTGATGCCCGCTTCTCCCCCGGGGTTAACCGAATCCAGCTCGACGGTGAAACCCTGTTCTTCGGCCCAACGCAAGTACATGCGCAATAGCATTTCGGCCCAATCTTGGGATTCGGTTCCACCGGCACCCGAATGCACTTCACACAAAGCATCAGCTTCGTCGTGCTCACCGGAAAACAACGAACGCAACTCTAAGGAATCAAAACGCTCCACCAGCTCCACCAGGGACTGGTCAATTTCTTGGTCCAGCGAATCGTCACCCTCGTCTTTAGCCATTTCCCACAACACCGCCACGTCATCAATGGCCGAAGCGAGCTGGTCATATAGTTCTAAGTCGTCATGAACACCGGCCAGCTCAGCTGTAGTCTGGCGGGCCTTATCGGGGTTGTCCCACAAGTCAGGTCGCGAAGCTTCGGTTTCTAACTGAACCTGGCGGTCACGCAAGTCGTCGACCTTTAAGAAGCCAGCTGCTTCCTCCAGGCGACGTTTGAGCGCTTTCAAATCGTCGCTTATGTCGCGCATTGGCTACCGA
This is a stretch of genomic DNA from Acidimicrobiia bacterium. It encodes these proteins:
- the prfB gene encoding peptide chain release factor 2 — protein: MRDISDDLKALKRRLEEAAGFLKVDDLRDRQVQLETEASRPDLWDNPDKARQTTAELAGVHDDLELYDQLASAIDDVAVLWEMAKDEGDDSLDQEIDQSLVELVERFDSLELRSLFSGEHDEADALCEVHSGAGGTESQDWAEMLLRMYLRWAEEQGFTVELDSVNPGGEAGITSASFIVRGRYAYGLLQAERGVHRLVRISPFDSNARRHTSFASMAVIPFLDTDVEVNIDEKDLRIDTYRSSGAGGQHVNVTDSAVRITHLPTGLVTSCQNERSQRQNKERAMAAMAAKLADLERQKKADAMAAIAGEQREVAWGSQIRSYVLHPYQMVKDLRSDFEVGNPDAVLDGEVGPFMEAYLRWRRGQELDA